A region of Myxococcus stipitatus DSM 14675 DNA encodes the following proteins:
- a CDS encoding glycoside hydrolase 5 family protein: MTSRRRTLHLALLMLSLCGCGEGEPVMLEAVAADCASAPPQRLGQLPAGGMVLNAYFLQEEAARDVRRGLAESPVVEEVLAKAAALGVVALRTNGHNDAPEKRGDSAIQVAPLQYDEVAWRGLDRVLTRARAHGVRLVLTLGNYWDAYGGARQYVEWAGLIAPVQGDPRFFTDPTAIALYKEHVARTLERVNTEDGIRYGDHPAVLAWELLNEPRGRGLDAQGAQLRAWIDDVAREVKARAPGHLVGTGEEGFEPSPEGYDAAYWSRVGTSMLRTPGASFTRNTASPYIDFASVHFYPESWGLDGAGTAEAGARWIREHAAIASALGKPLFVGELGLMNEGALDLSQRRALYRGWLECMRVSGVGAGSLWMFANDARPDAWDAHTFYFRDGTRPEDPVNRYADLILEAAGALRR; the protein is encoded by the coding sequence ATGACTTCGCGGCGCCGGACGCTCCACCTCGCGCTCCTCATGCTGTCGCTGTGCGGATGTGGTGAAGGCGAGCCGGTGATGTTGGAAGCGGTGGCTGCTGACTGCGCGAGCGCCCCTCCTCAACGACTGGGACAGCTCCCCGCGGGCGGCATGGTGCTCAACGCGTACTTCCTCCAGGAAGAGGCGGCGCGCGACGTGCGGCGGGGACTGGCTGAGTCCCCCGTGGTGGAGGAGGTGCTGGCGAAGGCGGCGGCGTTGGGAGTCGTGGCGTTGCGCACCAACGGTCATAACGATGCTCCCGAGAAGCGAGGAGACAGCGCCATCCAGGTGGCGCCACTCCAGTACGACGAGGTTGCCTGGCGAGGTCTGGACCGGGTGCTCACGCGTGCGCGCGCCCATGGGGTTCGATTGGTACTCACCTTGGGCAACTACTGGGATGCCTACGGTGGTGCCCGACAGTACGTCGAGTGGGCGGGCTTGATTGCACCCGTGCAAGGCGACCCTCGCTTCTTCACCGACCCCACGGCCATCGCGCTCTACAAGGAACACGTCGCCAGGACGCTGGAGCGGGTGAACACGGAGGACGGCATCCGCTACGGCGACCACCCGGCGGTGCTCGCGTGGGAGCTGCTCAATGAGCCGCGCGGGCGGGGGCTGGATGCGCAAGGCGCGCAGTTGCGCGCGTGGATTGATGACGTGGCGCGCGAGGTGAAGGCCCGCGCCCCCGGCCATCTCGTGGGCACTGGAGAGGAAGGCTTCGAGCCCTCGCCGGAGGGGTACGACGCCGCCTACTGGTCTCGGGTCGGGACGTCGATGCTGCGCACTCCGGGGGCCAGCTTCACGCGCAACACCGCGTCGCCGTACATCGACTTCGCGTCGGTGCACTTCTATCCGGAGTCGTGGGGCCTGGATGGCGCGGGCACGGCCGAGGCGGGCGCTCGTTGGATTCGCGAGCACGCGGCCATCGCGAGCGCGCTGGGCAAGCCGCTGTTCGTGGGCGAGCTGGGGTTGATGAACGAAGGGGCGCTGGACCTCTCGCAGCGCCGCGCGCTGTATCGCGGCTGGCTGGAGTGCATGCGCGTGTCGGGCGTGGGCGCGGGCTCGCTGTGGATGTTCGCCAACGACGCCCGGCCCGACGCGTGGGATGCGCACACGTTCTACTTCCGAGATGGCACCCGGCCCGAGGACCCCGTCAATCGCTACGCAGACCTCATCCTGGAGGCCGCGGGCGCCCTGCGGCGCTGA
- a CDS encoding peptidoglycan-binding domain-containing protein: MLKVGTRGSDVTRLQQSLAKAGFNPGSADGIFGPKTKAAVEAYQRKQGLQVDGIVGNNTGRALFNSRNADLWDGKPAGGANRPGTTGGVPGDFPVNGSNRQKLDYATNLAKQMGLTITSTTGGKHTPGSYHYKGRAIDVAGDPATMAKFYDRLKGTNPTELFHDPKGGIKHGQNIGPIGGHGRHVHVAY; this comes from the coding sequence ATGCTCAAGGTTGGTACGCGCGGTTCGGACGTGACGCGGCTCCAGCAGTCCCTGGCCAAGGCGGGCTTCAACCCGGGCTCGGCGGACGGAATCTTCGGCCCGAAGACGAAGGCCGCGGTGGAGGCGTATCAGCGCAAGCAGGGCCTTCAGGTGGACGGCATCGTGGGCAACAACACGGGCCGCGCCCTCTTCAACTCGCGCAACGCGGACCTCTGGGATGGCAAGCCCGCGGGCGGTGCCAACCGTCCCGGAACCACGGGGGGCGTCCCGGGCGACTTCCCGGTGAATGGCTCCAACCGTCAGAAGCTCGACTACGCGACGAACCTGGCGAAGCAGATGGGGCTCACCATCACGTCGACCACCGGCGGCAAGCACACGCCGGGCTCGTACCACTACAAGGGCCGCGCCATCGACGTGGCGGGCGACCCGGCGACGATGGCGAAGTTCTATGACCGCCTGAAGGGTACCAACCCCACCGAGCTCTTCCACGACCCGAAGGGCGGCATCAAGCACGGGCAGAACATCGGCCCCATCGGCGGCCACGGCCGTCATGTGCACGTCGCGTACTGA
- a CDS encoding response regulator — translation MDAPQPPTSPAQSPIRVFVVEDQTKILKNQLRLFEGHPDIEIVGTALSGEAAMEEVPRVMPDVLLLDLGLPRMSGIDVTREVKAVYPKIEILIFTIFDEEDKVLEAVKAGASGYMLKGSPVDKIIEAIKEVRAGGTVIQPNLARRLLRHFRVDPDTTPVPSAGGAPAVAPPPETSAAPAAAAESPTAEEPLLKPLSDREREILQLIAKGVSNSEAARLLNLSKATIRTHLEHIYRKLEVTNRVEAVTEGIRKGLISV, via the coding sequence GTGGACGCCCCGCAGCCCCCCACCTCTCCCGCGCAGTCCCCCATCCGCGTCTTCGTGGTGGAAGACCAGACCAAGATCCTCAAGAACCAGCTGCGCCTGTTCGAGGGCCACCCCGACATCGAAATCGTCGGCACCGCGCTCTCGGGTGAAGCCGCGATGGAGGAGGTCCCGCGCGTCATGCCGGATGTCCTCCTGCTGGACCTGGGCCTGCCGCGCATGAGCGGCATCGACGTGACTCGCGAGGTCAAAGCCGTCTACCCGAAGATTGAGATCCTCATCTTCACCATCTTCGACGAGGAGGACAAAGTCCTCGAGGCGGTGAAGGCGGGGGCATCCGGTTACATGCTCAAGGGCTCGCCCGTCGACAAGATCATCGAAGCCATCAAGGAAGTCCGCGCGGGCGGCACCGTCATCCAGCCCAACCTCGCGCGCAGACTGCTCCGCCACTTCCGCGTGGACCCGGACACCACGCCCGTCCCCTCCGCGGGCGGTGCCCCCGCCGTCGCGCCTCCGCCGGAGACCTCCGCCGCGCCGGCCGCGGCCGCCGAGAGCCCCACCGCCGAGGAGCCCCTGCTCAAGCCGCTCTCGGACCGCGAGCGCGAAATCCTCCAGCTCATCGCCAAGGGCGTCTCCAACAGCGAGGCGGCGCGGCTGCTCAACCTGAGCAAGGCCACCATCCGCACCCACCTGGAGCACATCTACCGGAAGCTCGAGGTGACCAACCGCGTCGAAGCGGTTACCGAAGGCATCCGCAAGGGCCTCATCTCCGTCTGA
- a CDS encoding sensor histidine kinase: protein MDSNLALGEETPANDLRARVREVLSRRKLTDSVSTEQATASWEQDRFVARARALFYARMMFLTLGLLILAVPTWSGYFGLTGAFSFLGYFTMLLYSVANLLVIDHPKAGRWVTYTTLCLDLVILVVLIAKPQVGGGLQSPLLATQLLFTTLFSILYPKPLAILPPLLALPITTRLDLLLNRSVTAVELLTLLWYLALNFIIVYVLVYLNEREAAAHREVVALQGDLKELAVVEERNRLAREIHDGLGASLSSMIIQAEYILNLAREEGLRSEIRELKVTAEESIEELRRSLRMMREDFELAQGLEDYAKTFNERTGLSIQFERTGLQRKLSPDSQLALFRILQECLSNAVKHAEAKLVQVKLDYTEDHVHLIVRDNGKGFDPQRTPRGHYGLLNMRERAMKLNGQLIVDSSPGAGAQVAFSLPCSPP, encoded by the coding sequence ATGGATTCCAATCTCGCCCTGGGCGAGGAGACCCCGGCCAATGACCTCCGCGCCCGCGTGCGAGAGGTCCTCTCGCGCCGCAAGCTGACGGACAGCGTCTCCACCGAGCAGGCCACCGCGTCGTGGGAGCAGGACCGGTTCGTCGCCCGGGCCCGCGCCCTGTTCTACGCGCGAATGATGTTCCTCACGCTGGGCCTGCTCATCCTCGCCGTGCCCACGTGGAGCGGCTACTTCGGGCTCACCGGCGCCTTCTCCTTCCTCGGCTACTTCACGATGCTGCTCTACAGCGTCGCGAACCTGCTCGTCATCGACCACCCCAAGGCCGGCCGCTGGGTGACGTACACGACGCTGTGCCTGGACCTCGTCATCCTCGTGGTCCTCATCGCCAAGCCCCAGGTGGGCGGCGGCCTGCAGAGTCCCCTGCTGGCCACGCAGCTGCTGTTCACCACCCTCTTCTCCATCCTCTACCCCAAGCCGCTCGCCATCCTCCCGCCGCTGCTGGCGCTGCCCATCACCACGCGGCTGGACCTGCTCCTCAACCGCTCCGTGACGGCCGTGGAGCTGCTCACGCTGCTCTGGTACCTGGCGCTCAACTTCATCATCGTCTACGTGCTCGTGTACCTGAACGAGCGCGAGGCCGCCGCGCACCGCGAGGTCGTCGCCCTGCAAGGCGACCTCAAGGAGCTGGCCGTCGTCGAGGAGCGCAACCGGCTGGCGCGCGAGATCCACGACGGCCTGGGTGCCTCGCTCTCGTCGATGATCATCCAGGCGGAGTACATCCTGAACCTCGCGCGCGAGGAGGGCCTGCGCTCGGAGATTCGCGAGCTGAAGGTCACCGCGGAGGAGTCCATCGAGGAGCTGCGCCGCAGCCTGCGCATGATGCGCGAGGACTTCGAGCTGGCGCAGGGCCTGGAGGACTACGCGAAGACCTTCAACGAGCGCACCGGGCTGAGCATCCAGTTCGAGCGCACGGGCCTCCAGCGCAAGCTGTCCCCCGACTCACAGCTGGCCCTGTTCCGCATCCTCCAGGAGTGCCTCTCCAACGCCGTGAAGCACGCCGAGGCGAAGCTCGTGCAGGTGAAGCTCGACTACACCGAGGACCACGTGCACCTCATCGTCCGCGACAACGGCAAGGGCTTCGACCCGCAGCGCACGCCGCGCGGGCACTACGGCCTGCTGAACATGCGTGAGCGCGCCATGAAGCTCAACGGACAGCTCATCGTCGATTCGTCACCCGGCGCAGGTGCCCAGGTGGCCTTCTCCCTCCCCTGCTCTCCCCCTTGA